Part of the Gallalistipes aquisgranensis genome, TATTTTACATATATATTCACGATTTTTGCCTACTTTTACGATTATGACACTCGCCGGCACCTCCCGCATCCGATTCCGGGCATTGGGCGGCAAACATAATTTTCTCATCATGAAGACGGAATACTATGATCTAAACGGCAAAAAATTGTGCATCCCCGTCCCGGAAAGTTATAGCGACTGTATAACTTTAATCAAAAGCGACAGATTCAGACTAACCGGCAAAACGGAATCGTCATTCCCGATCATCCTGCGGAACCTCAGACCATTCGGCCATCACACGCGCTGGCTTTTCTGGCTGCGCCTCTCCTCGTACAAAGGCGTTTTCCACCCCTTCTGCCGCTTCATGTACGGGATAACCAGCAGAAAGGCACAGGTACAGATACCGCCATTTTCCAAAATCGGATACGGTCTCTATACCGGTCACGGCATCTGCATCATCATCAACGAAGGAACTGTCATCGGCAACAATGTAAACATATCGCAA contains:
- a CDS encoding serine O-acetyltransferase, producing MTLAGTSRIRFRALGGKHNFLIMKTEYYDLNGKKLCIPVPESYSDCITLIKSDRFRLTGKTESSFPIILRNLRPFGHHTRWLFWLRLSSYKGVFHPFCRFMYGITSRKAQVQIPPFSKIGYGLYTGHGICIIINEGTVIGNNVNISQLLNIGTNHCTPAIIGDNVYIAPHVSIVEDVKIGSNSSVGAGAVVTKDVPENATVAGVPARVLNYNHPGRYIGRRYPCE